The following are encoded together in the Actinoplanes sp. N902-109 genome:
- a CDS encoding LLM class flavin-dependent oxidoreductase yields MPQFGIMTAPMQVGYHDILPVWREADAIAEIEHAWLFDHLLPIGGDPAGPILEGWTLLSALAAQTRRLRLGLLVTSNRFRPPALLAKIATTVDIVSGGRLDLGIGAGSRPGNPLARREYDAHGLPYDDFAGSVDALAEACTVIRRLWTATEPFDFHGTHVTLTGAFGNPKPVQQPHPPIAIGGRSARLLRVVAEHADLWNIPGGDIDDVVSRSALLDRYCAEIGRDPAAITRSIHLPVSYDRPGTTRDAIKQALDAGFSHVVLGLPAPYPAHVAQWVTDELIRKVPA; encoded by the coding sequence ATGCCCCAGTTCGGCATCATGACCGCACCCATGCAGGTCGGATATCACGACATTCTGCCGGTCTGGCGGGAGGCCGACGCCATCGCGGAGATCGAGCACGCATGGCTGTTCGACCACCTCCTGCCGATCGGCGGCGATCCGGCCGGCCCGATCCTCGAGGGCTGGACGCTGCTGTCGGCGCTCGCCGCCCAGACCCGCCGGTTGCGCCTGGGCCTGCTGGTGACCAGCAACCGCTTCCGGCCACCGGCCCTGCTGGCCAAGATCGCCACGACCGTGGACATCGTCTCCGGCGGGCGGCTGGACCTCGGCATCGGCGCGGGCTCCCGGCCGGGCAACCCGCTCGCGCGCCGCGAGTACGACGCCCACGGCCTGCCGTACGACGACTTCGCCGGCTCGGTCGACGCGCTGGCCGAGGCGTGCACGGTCATCCGCCGGCTGTGGACCGCGACCGAGCCGTTCGACTTCCACGGCACCCACGTCACGCTCACCGGGGCATTTGGCAACCCGAAGCCGGTGCAGCAGCCGCACCCGCCGATCGCCATCGGCGGGCGCTCGGCCCGGCTGCTGCGCGTGGTGGCCGAGCATGCCGACCTCTGGAACATCCCCGGCGGCGACATCGACGACGTGGTGAGCCGTAGCGCGCTGCTGGACCGCTACTGCGCCGAGATCGGCCGGGATCCCGCCGCCATCACCCGCTCCATCCACCTGCCCGTCTCCTACGACCGGCCCGGCACGACCCGGGACGCGATCAAGCAGGCGCTCGACGCCGGCTTCTCGCATGTCGTGCTGGGCCTGCCCGCGCCCTACCCGGCCCACGTAGCGCAGTGGGTCACCGACGAACTGATCAGAAAGGTCCCCGCATGA
- a CDS encoding TetR/AcrR family transcriptional regulator, with the protein MPRAGLAPATVIEAGAALADEVGFANLSMGLLAERLGVRTPSLYKHVDSLDALRRGIAVHAAREFRDAVGRAAVGKSGAEAVRAFADAHRRWALDHPGRYAATVRAPAAGDEEHNRVNNDVMRLVYDVLADFEEPGAHAVDAARALRTALHGFAALEIAGGFGLPRDIDRSYRFLVDTIIAGLQQGRSEETGSEPSPSRQFHQNDSR; encoded by the coding sequence GTGCCTAGGGCAGGGCTGGCCCCGGCCACGGTGATCGAGGCCGGGGCGGCGCTGGCCGACGAGGTCGGCTTCGCCAACCTGTCCATGGGGCTGCTGGCGGAGCGGCTCGGCGTGCGCACGCCGTCGCTCTACAAGCATGTCGACTCGCTGGACGCCCTGCGCCGCGGCATTGCCGTCCATGCGGCGCGGGAGTTCCGCGATGCCGTGGGCCGGGCAGCCGTCGGCAAGTCGGGGGCGGAGGCGGTGCGCGCTTTCGCCGATGCGCACCGGCGCTGGGCTCTCGACCACCCCGGCCGGTACGCCGCCACCGTGCGCGCCCCGGCGGCCGGCGACGAGGAGCACAACCGGGTGAACAACGACGTCATGCGGCTCGTGTACGACGTCCTGGCCGACTTCGAGGAGCCCGGCGCGCATGCGGTCGACGCCGCCCGGGCACTGCGGACGGCGCTGCACGGCTTCGCAGCCCTCGAGATCGCCGGCGGCTTCGGGCTGCCCCGCGACATCGACCGCAGCTACCGCTTCCTCGTCGACACGATCATCGCCGGTCTCCAGCAGGGGCGCTCCGAGGAAACCGGATCCGAGCCGTCACCCAGCCGGCAGTTCCATCAGAACGACTCGAGGTGA
- a CDS encoding alpha/beta fold hydrolase, whose translation MTELLTVDGGTIAYDVTGAGPLVVLAPGIGNSRHAYRFVAPRLVDAGYRVATVDLRGCGESSATWPAYSRTNIAGDLLAVIRHLGGPAVLVGHSISGGAATIAAAQAPDLIHGVVELAPFTRAQTVKLGDLRNGRYRKGTVRMAGAMLGSRSSWLKYLDLAFPGTKPADWTADLAGIDAMLREPGRMKALQKMCQTSPADAGAQLGNVQCPTLVVEGTLDPDWADPRAEGTAVVAALPAGLGHLEMIEGAGHYPHVQFPAETVSSMLSFLQANARA comes from the coding sequence ATGACAGAGCTCTTGACCGTCGACGGTGGGACGATTGCGTACGACGTGACCGGCGCGGGGCCGCTGGTCGTGCTCGCGCCCGGGATCGGGAACAGCCGGCACGCCTACCGGTTCGTCGCGCCGCGGCTGGTGGACGCCGGGTACCGGGTCGCCACCGTGGACCTGCGCGGCTGCGGCGAGTCCAGCGCCACCTGGCCGGCCTACTCGCGCACCAACATCGCCGGGGATCTGCTCGCGGTGATCCGGCACCTGGGCGGGCCGGCGGTGCTGGTCGGCCACTCGATCTCCGGCGGCGCCGCCACCATCGCGGCCGCGCAGGCCCCCGATCTGATCCACGGGGTGGTCGAGCTCGCCCCGTTCACCCGGGCGCAGACGGTCAAGCTGGGCGACCTGCGCAACGGCCGCTACCGCAAGGGCACTGTGCGGATGGCCGGTGCCATGCTGGGCAGCCGCTCGTCCTGGCTGAAGTACCTCGATCTGGCCTTCCCCGGCACCAAGCCCGCCGACTGGACCGCCGACCTGGCCGGCATCGACGCCATGCTGCGCGAGCCGGGCCGGATGAAGGCGCTGCAGAAGATGTGCCAGACCTCGCCCGCCGATGCCGGGGCGCAGCTGGGCAACGTGCAGTGCCCGACGCTGGTGGTGGAGGGCACGCTCGACCCGGACTGGGCCGACCCGCGCGCCGAGGGTACGGCGGTCGTGGCCGCGCTGCCCGCCGGTCTCGGCCACCTTGAGATGATCGAAGGCGCCGGGCACTACCCGCACGTCCAGTTCCCCGCCGAAACGGTGTCCTCGATGCTCTCGTTCCTGCAGGCCAACGCCCGTGCCTAG
- a CDS encoding fibronectin type III domain-containing protein yields MDVRRLLTVVSAGLVGMAATAVGTPMAAFAAPAAPKSWNALRGTDDVHKINVAWKAVADIDHYVVDFLTGDVETVVNVPASQLSYQIAAPDNCAAYKIRVGAADASGAATLTTWSSLKSLGPGYVSGLATGREDNGTTVTASWNTPASPGWTPVTGYHVVFSRNSDGVVLSDTTGTATTFRYPGTDGAKTYSLSVTAINNYGTCLTAKSTIQQFKPADPTDLVVQRLADDPGTVQVVWKPGTGGPAPTYYQINYGESKMTGSVKVDATQTSGTLKLDTAKSWMIEVKAYNANAGSGAATGSVPIWTGPGTTTTPTPDATPTPAPSTPATGGGSAPDPTSTTTSTTVTTGSDRTPPTITTTLSATPKNGYFATPVTIHFTCADDSGTIAKCPADIVASNDGVSQRFSGTAVDAAGNTTTRTLTLSVDQTPPTITATVIGTKSDAGWYTSAPTIHYTCADNLALATCPADSPIRVDSVNQKITGTATDKAGNAGTATVVINLDQVAPVITATVLGDATADGWYTKAPTVHFTCTDESSGIAFCPADRVLDADNVGQKVVGTAIDRAGNTATATVVVNLDQTAPVVTATVNGSPNFTDWYKTPPTVHFTCTDTGSGIASCPEDTVVTTDGSAQTVIGTAVDKAGNTAGARISVNVDQTAPAITASVVGDKNANGWYKSAPTVHFDCSDSLSGMANCPADIPVQMDGTGKLLMGTATDGAGNTATASVSINLDQTAPKITATVTGDKSADGWYKSAPTVHFDCSDEGSGLADCPADITVGTDGADQRITGTAIDKAGNPATAGVTVSVDLLGPEITATVTGTKSADGWYSAAPTVHFTCTDTGSTVASCPADVTVSGEGAQLSVPGTATDKAGNSTTTTVSLNIDRTAPAVTVLGAVKSTVYGAENTPSVSCRTTDSGSGVSTQAVMTHTSDEKGVHTVLCAGGVDKAGNKAAPVSITYTVEPSIPWLIALTHQYLPNANAAVLKSLDTSVNKRYFLIYIAQVLLLSAGKNPALSVTQAKTLVYWAYVLDKKY; encoded by the coding sequence ATGGACGTGAGGCGACTGCTCACCGTGGTGAGCGCCGGACTGGTGGGCATGGCGGCGACTGCCGTCGGCACCCCCATGGCGGCATTCGCGGCTCCCGCGGCCCCGAAGAGCTGGAACGCGCTCCGCGGGACCGACGACGTACACAAGATCAACGTGGCGTGGAAGGCCGTCGCCGACATCGACCACTACGTCGTGGACTTCCTGACCGGCGACGTGGAGACCGTGGTCAACGTGCCGGCCAGCCAGCTGTCCTACCAGATCGCGGCGCCGGACAACTGTGCGGCGTACAAGATCCGGGTGGGTGCGGCGGACGCCTCGGGCGCCGCCACGCTGACCACCTGGTCGTCGCTCAAATCGCTCGGCCCCGGGTACGTCTCGGGCCTGGCCACCGGCCGTGAGGACAACGGCACCACCGTGACGGCGTCGTGGAACACCCCGGCCTCGCCCGGCTGGACCCCGGTGACCGGCTACCACGTCGTGTTCTCGCGCAACAGCGACGGCGTCGTGCTGTCCGACACCACCGGCACCGCCACGACGTTCCGCTACCCGGGCACCGACGGCGCCAAGACCTACAGCCTCTCGGTCACGGCGATCAACAACTACGGCACCTGCCTCACCGCCAAGTCGACGATCCAGCAGTTCAAGCCGGCCGACCCGACCGACCTGGTGGTGCAGCGCCTGGCCGACGACCCCGGCACCGTGCAGGTGGTCTGGAAGCCGGGCACCGGCGGCCCCGCGCCGACGTACTACCAGATCAACTATGGCGAGTCGAAGATGACCGGCTCGGTCAAGGTCGACGCGACGCAGACCTCCGGCACGCTCAAGCTCGACACCGCCAAGAGCTGGATGATCGAGGTCAAGGCGTACAACGCCAACGCCGGCAGCGGCGCGGCCACCGGCTCGGTGCCGATCTGGACCGGGCCCGGCACGACCACCACGCCCACCCCCGACGCCACCCCCACCCCCGCGCCGAGCACGCCGGCCACCGGTGGCGGCTCCGCGCCCGACCCCACCTCGACGACCACGTCGACCACGGTGACCACCGGCTCGGACCGCACGCCGCCGACCATCACCACCACGCTGTCGGCGACCCCGAAGAACGGCTACTTCGCCACGCCGGTGACGATCCACTTCACCTGCGCCGACGACAGCGGCACCATCGCCAAGTGCCCGGCCGACATCGTCGCCTCGAACGACGGCGTGTCGCAGCGCTTCAGCGGCACCGCGGTCGACGCGGCCGGCAACACCACCACCCGCACGCTGACGCTGAGCGTCGACCAGACCCCGCCGACGATCACCGCGACCGTCATCGGCACCAAGAGCGACGCCGGCTGGTACACCTCGGCGCCGACGATCCACTACACCTGTGCCGACAACCTGGCCCTGGCCACCTGCCCGGCCGACTCGCCGATCCGGGTCGACAGCGTCAACCAGAAGATCACCGGCACCGCCACCGACAAGGCGGGCAACGCCGGCACCGCCACCGTCGTGATCAACCTGGACCAGGTCGCGCCGGTCATCACCGCCACGGTCCTCGGTGACGCCACCGCCGACGGCTGGTACACCAAGGCCCCGACCGTGCACTTCACCTGCACCGACGAGAGCTCCGGCATTGCCTTCTGCCCGGCCGATCGGGTGCTCGACGCGGACAACGTCGGCCAGAAGGTCGTCGGTACTGCCATCGACAGGGCCGGCAACACCGCCACTGCCACGGTCGTGGTGAACCTGGACCAGACCGCCCCGGTGGTCACCGCCACGGTCAACGGCTCGCCGAACTTCACCGACTGGTACAAGACCCCGCCCACGGTCCACTTCACCTGTACGGACACCGGCTCCGGCATCGCGTCCTGCCCCGAGGACACCGTGGTCACCACGGACGGCTCGGCGCAGACCGTGATCGGCACCGCCGTCGACAAGGCCGGCAACACCGCGGGCGCCCGGATCAGCGTGAACGTCGACCAGACCGCGCCGGCGATCACCGCGTCCGTCGTCGGCGACAAGAACGCGAACGGCTGGTACAAGAGCGCCCCGACCGTGCACTTCGACTGCTCCGACAGCCTGTCCGGCATGGCGAACTGCCCGGCCGACATCCCGGTGCAGATGGACGGCACCGGCAAGCTGCTGATGGGTACCGCCACCGACGGCGCGGGCAACACCGCCACCGCCTCGGTCAGCATCAACCTGGACCAGACCGCCCCGAAGATCACCGCCACCGTGACCGGCGACAAGAGCGCCGACGGCTGGTACAAGAGCGCCCCGACCGTGCACTTCGACTGCTCCGACGAAGGCAGCGGCCTGGCCGACTGCCCGGCCGACATCACGGTCGGCACCGACGGCGCCGACCAGCGGATCACCGGCACGGCGATCGACAAGGCCGGCAACCCGGCGACCGCGGGTGTGACCGTCAGCGTCGACCTGCTCGGCCCGGAGATCACCGCTACGGTGACCGGCACCAAGAGCGCCGACGGCTGGTACAGCGCGGCCCCGACCGTGCACTTCACCTGCACCGACACCGGCTCCACGGTGGCCAGCTGCCCGGCCGACGTCACGGTCAGCGGCGAGGGCGCGCAGCTCAGCGTCCCCGGCACGGCCACCGACAAGGCCGGCAACAGCACCACCACGACGGTCAGCCTGAACATCGACAGGACCGCCCCGGCGGTCACCGTGCTCGGCGCCGTCAAGAGCACCGTCTACGGCGCCGAGAACACCCCGTCGGTCTCCTGCCGCACCACCGACAGCGGCTCCGGGGTGAGCACCCAGGCGGTCATGACGCACACCTCCGACGAGAAGGGCGTGCACACGGTCCTCTGCGCCGGCGGCGTCGACAAGGCGGGCAACAAGGCCGCGCCGGTCAGCATCACCTACACGGTGGAGCCGAGCATCCCCTGGCTGATCGCCCTGACCCACCAGTACCTGCCGAACGCGAACGCCGCGGTCCTCAAAAGCCTCGACACCTCGGTGAACAAGCGGTACTTCCTGATCTACATCGCCCAGGTCCTGCTGCTCTCGGCGGGCAAGAACCCGGCGCTGTCCGTGACGCAGGCCAAGACCCTGGTCTACTGGGCCTACGTCCTGGACAAGAAGTACTGA
- a CDS encoding ATP-binding protein, with protein MPHTFESPAPDVHAELDRERRRTAELERQVRDLTRSVQDLEAFSREISHDLKAPLAGILGYAQLLTHLDVGYPRPADYDDFVAEINRGTERMHRLIDDVLAYSTVRGAPLHLTAIDLTALVHDVVADRALELLRPGAEPRPAARITHDELPPVRGDHGMLRRLMENLIGNAVKYVRPGEAARVHVSALPTGDGFVRVEVTDHGVGIPDGQHEAIFGELHRAHPDAYPGTGLGLTICRRIVERLGGSIGADPAFRGGARMWFTLPAAVIPADRPARAEALS; from the coding sequence GTGCCGCACACCTTTGAGTCCCCGGCGCCCGACGTGCACGCCGAACTGGACCGCGAACGCCGGCGCACCGCCGAGCTGGAGCGTCAGGTCCGCGACCTGACCCGGTCCGTGCAGGATCTGGAGGCGTTCTCCCGGGAGATCAGCCACGACCTCAAGGCGCCGCTGGCGGGCATCCTCGGCTACGCGCAGCTGCTGACCCACCTGGACGTCGGCTACCCACGGCCGGCCGACTACGACGACTTCGTCGCCGAGATCAACCGGGGCACCGAGCGGATGCACCGGCTGATCGACGACGTGCTCGCTTACTCGACCGTACGGGGCGCACCGCTGCACCTGACCGCGATCGACCTGACCGCGCTGGTGCACGACGTGGTCGCCGACCGGGCCCTGGAGCTGCTGCGGCCCGGTGCCGAGCCGCGCCCGGCGGCACGGATCACCCATGACGAGTTGCCCCCGGTGCGGGGCGACCACGGCATGCTGCGCCGGCTGATGGAGAACCTGATCGGCAACGCGGTCAAGTACGTGCGGCCCGGCGAGGCTGCCCGGGTGCACGTGTCCGCGCTGCCCACCGGGGACGGGTTCGTCCGTGTCGAGGTGACCGATCACGGCGTCGGCATCCCGGACGGGCAGCACGAGGCCATCTTCGGGGAGTTGCATCGCGCGCACCCCGATGCGTACCCGGGAACCGGTCTGGGGTTGACCATCTGCCGCCGGATCGTCGAACGGCTGGGCGGGTCGATCGGCGCCGACCCGGCCTTCCGCGGGGGCGCGCGGATGTGGTTCACGCTGCCCGCCGCCGTGATCCCGGCGGACCGGCCGGCCCGCGCCGAAGCGCTCTCGTAA
- a CDS encoding ATP-binding protein — protein sequence MGFAARTLVEACPGPAAVVDTDGRVLVANGRWAPLFSAEGTVLATPDVLSTVRRMTPADGPVELPMVDSTVRVTHLESDCGAHRRLVTVQAPGPGAPAADATDRAKSQFLALLGHEIRTPVTTVVATVDLLRAQPLQQDIREIVDNVHRSVHGLKALTDDLLDLARLETGSLRVEREPVPLRAVLEGVIEPLQQEARSKRVLLLAAPAPDLPTAVLGDADRLRQVLTAVVGNAVKFTESGEVVVTAAREDADTYAITVSDTGPGIEEPDRRRIFAPFVQADSTAARRHEGAGLGLALAARLVGCMAGTIEVSSQPGVGSQFTVRLPYEPVPEQPGSPARPPLARRRVAVVAPSPRSELALTWLLISGGAEPVPVSFAEATAGVRGVDTVLWCDDSHDPAAVERAEAVTRALGPAGRALMISTTDPRTGLVRKPGLLTAPLVLARLVATLNQERTGVRGAPVTVPQFAGGRVLLAEDNDVNRTVFQRMIQLLGVECDTVADGAAAAAAVLGGTSYDLVLMDLQMPRMDGLAATREIRAAGDPTPVLALTATALQGDKERCLAAGMNGHLSKPITLPELRAALEPYLSPPAPPEPPEDAVDLGKLRELEQQLEDRALVEITVNTFLSELDGRLAALAEALRTRDHDALRATAHTLKSSSALLGADPLAEACALVERKATAGSAEEELTTLVAAVESAVAGTVRVMTGYLAEGAQRAAHL from the coding sequence ATGGGATTTGCGGCGCGCACGCTGGTCGAGGCCTGCCCCGGCCCGGCGGCGGTCGTGGACACGGACGGCCGTGTCCTGGTCGCCAACGGTCGCTGGGCACCGCTGTTCTCCGCCGAGGGAACGGTGCTGGCCACGCCGGACGTGCTTTCCACCGTACGGAGGATGACCCCGGCGGACGGCCCGGTCGAGCTACCCATGGTCGACAGCACCGTCCGGGTCACCCACCTGGAGAGCGACTGCGGCGCTCATCGGCGGCTCGTCACCGTTCAGGCCCCCGGCCCGGGCGCGCCGGCCGCGGACGCCACCGACCGGGCGAAGTCGCAGTTCCTGGCGCTGCTGGGGCACGAGATCCGCACGCCGGTCACCACCGTGGTGGCCACGGTCGACCTGCTCCGCGCCCAGCCGCTGCAGCAGGACATCCGGGAGATCGTCGACAACGTGCACCGCTCGGTGCACGGGCTCAAGGCGCTCACCGACGACCTGCTCGACCTGGCCCGGCTCGAGACCGGCAGCCTGCGCGTCGAACGCGAGCCGGTGCCGCTGCGCGCGGTGCTGGAGGGCGTGATCGAGCCGTTGCAGCAGGAGGCCCGCAGCAAGCGCGTCCTGTTGCTGGCCGCCCCCGCCCCGGACCTGCCCACGGCGGTGCTCGGCGACGCCGACCGGCTGCGCCAGGTGCTGACCGCCGTGGTCGGCAACGCGGTCAAGTTCACCGAGTCCGGCGAGGTCGTCGTCACGGCGGCGCGCGAGGACGCGGACACGTACGCGATCACGGTCTCGGACACCGGGCCGGGCATCGAGGAGCCGGACCGGCGGCGGATCTTCGCCCCGTTCGTGCAGGCCGACTCGACGGCTGCGCGCCGGCACGAGGGCGCCGGGCTGGGCCTGGCGCTGGCCGCCCGGCTGGTCGGTTGCATGGCCGGCACCATCGAGGTGTCGTCGCAGCCCGGGGTGGGTTCGCAGTTCACCGTCCGGCTGCCCTACGAGCCGGTGCCGGAGCAGCCGGGCAGCCCGGCCCGGCCGCCGCTGGCCCGGCGCCGGGTCGCCGTGGTGGCCCCCTCACCGCGCTCCGAGCTGGCCCTGACCTGGCTGCTGATCAGCGGTGGGGCCGAGCCCGTGCCGGTGAGCTTCGCCGAGGCGACCGCGGGCGTGCGCGGCGTGGACACCGTGCTGTGGTGCGACGACTCGCACGACCCGGCGGCGGTGGAGCGCGCGGAGGCGGTCACCCGCGCCCTCGGCCCCGCCGGCCGCGCCCTGATGATCAGTACGACGGACCCGCGCACCGGGCTGGTCCGCAAGCCCGGGCTGCTCACCGCACCGCTGGTGCTCGCGCGGCTCGTCGCCACCCTCAACCAGGAACGCACCGGCGTCCGCGGCGCGCCGGTCACCGTCCCGCAGTTCGCCGGCGGCCGGGTGCTGCTGGCCGAGGACAACGACGTCAACCGCACCGTTTTCCAGCGGATGATCCAGCTGCTCGGGGTGGAGTGCGACACGGTCGCCGACGGCGCTGCCGCGGCCGCCGCGGTGCTCGGCGGGACGTCGTACGACCTCGTGCTGATGGATCTGCAGATGCCCCGGATGGACGGGCTGGCAGCGACGCGGGAGATCCGCGCGGCCGGTGACCCGACACCGGTGCTGGCGCTGACCGCCACCGCGCTGCAGGGCGACAAGGAACGCTGCCTGGCGGCGGGCATGAACGGCCACCTGAGCAAGCCGATCACGCTGCCCGAGCTGCGGGCGGCGCTGGAGCCGTACCTGTCGCCACCGGCGCCGCCGGAACCCCCGGAGGACGCGGTCGACCTGGGCAAACTGCGCGAGCTGGAGCAACAGCTCGAGGACCGCGCGCTGGTCGAGATCACCGTCAACACGTTCCTGTCGGAGCTCGACGGGCGGCTGGCGGCCCTGGCCGAGGCGCTGCGCACCCGGGACCACGATGCGTTGCGTGCCACCGCGCACACGCTCAAGTCGTCCAGCGCGCTGCTGGGCGCCGACCCCCTCGCCGAGGCCTGCGCGCTGGTGGAGCGCAAGGCAACCGCCGGTAGCGCCGAGGAAGAACTGACCACCCTGGTCGCCGCCGTGGAGAGCGCGGTGGCCGGCACGGTCCGCGTGATGACGGGATACCTCGCCGAAGGAGCTCAACGTGCCGCACACCTTTGA
- a CDS encoding metallophosphoesterase, translating into MRLRRRYVVALLLVIVLIVVWLLTRCEAPVGIVRMVTVGDMDCDPADPDFAKGGAVCRHQAVSDLAVALKPTVFLGLGDFQYELPKADAYQNVYGPAYGRLKSKTIPVYGNQEYKVQDANTFTAYFGDRIKDTKGYWSQDIGAWHIVVLNSNCSAVAGGCGSGSPQQAWLTHDLAATDRKCVLAAWHHPRWSTGIAGPDPRTADLYQTLYDHKVELVLSGHEADYERFPPLNPAGHPDPHGVRQYVVGTGGQAHYRPAAADDAYDERGNPIATAGRPAGDFVDYTHHGVLELILESTSWQWRWHPLEAADPITDSGTATCF; encoded by the coding sequence ATGAGATTGCGGCGTCGCTATGTCGTCGCGCTGCTGCTGGTCATCGTGCTGATCGTGGTCTGGCTGCTGACGCGCTGCGAAGCCCCGGTCGGCATCGTGCGCATGGTGACGGTCGGCGACATGGACTGCGACCCGGCAGACCCCGACTTCGCCAAGGGCGGCGCGGTCTGCCGGCACCAGGCGGTCTCCGACCTCGCCGTGGCCCTCAAACCCACGGTCTTCCTCGGCCTCGGCGACTTCCAGTACGAACTGCCCAAGGCCGATGCCTATCAGAACGTCTACGGCCCGGCCTACGGCAGACTCAAGAGCAAGACCATTCCGGTGTACGGCAACCAGGAATACAAGGTCCAGGACGCCAACACCTTCACGGCCTACTTCGGTGACCGCATCAAGGACACGAAAGGCTACTGGTCGCAGGACATCGGCGCCTGGCACATCGTCGTGCTCAACTCCAACTGCTCGGCGGTGGCGGGCGGCTGCGGCTCCGGTTCCCCGCAACAGGCCTGGCTCACCCACGACCTCGCCGCCACCGACCGGAAATGCGTGCTCGCGGCCTGGCACCACCCCCGCTGGTCAACCGGCATCGCCGGCCCCGACCCGCGGACGGCCGACCTCTACCAGACGCTCTACGACCACAAGGTCGAACTGGTGCTGTCCGGCCACGAAGCCGACTACGAACGCTTCCCCCCGCTCAACCCCGCGGGCCACCCCGACCCCCATGGCGTACGCCAATACGTGGTGGGCACCGGCGGCCAGGCCCACTACCGCCCCGCCGCCGCCGACGACGCCTACGACGAACGCGGCAACCCCATCGCCACAGCCGGCCGCCCCGCCGGCGACTTCGTCGACTACACCCACCACGGCGTCCTCGAACTTATCCTCGAATCCACCTCGTGGCAGTGGCGCTGGCACCCCCTCGAAGCCGCCGACCCCATCACCGACTCCGGGACCGCCACCTGCTTCTGA
- a CDS encoding contact-dependent growth inhibition system immunity protein → MADPREQTLEQIEGDAWGEAPANATKLIATVHRLRREPVGMLSVEDLRVLVGQRVGVAVVVPLALGILERDPLAEGDFYPGDLLTAVLRRVPAEYWAAQPSDFGRLRGIVAGIDLGDVDDDELRADIVAFDEQARK, encoded by the coding sequence ATGGCAGATCCACGTGAGCAGACACTCGAACAGATTGAGGGAGACGCCTGGGGCGAGGCTCCGGCCAATGCCACCAAGCTGATCGCCACGGTGCATCGGTTGCGGCGTGAACCGGTAGGGATGCTCTCGGTCGAAGATCTGCGCGTCCTGGTCGGGCAGCGGGTCGGCGTGGCTGTGGTGGTGCCGCTGGCCTTGGGGATTCTCGAGCGCGATCCGTTGGCCGAGGGCGACTTCTATCCCGGTGATCTGCTGACGGCGGTGCTGCGGCGGGTTCCGGCGGAGTATTGGGCGGCGCAGCCGTCCGATTTCGGCCGGCTGCGGGGCATCGTCGCCGGGATTGACCTGGGTGACGTCGATGATGACGAGCTGCGTGCCGACATCGTGGCCTTCGATGAACAGGCCCGGAAGTAG